A genome region from Yoonia vestfoldensis includes the following:
- a CDS encoding GcvT family protein gives MSDFPTSARVVIIGGGVVGVSTLYHLAKKGWTDCVLLEKNELTAGSTWHAAGNCPSFSTSWAVMNMQRYSLSLYKNLAAEVDYPMNYHVTGSIRLAHSKQRMQEFARARAMGNYQGLNLALMTPEEAQAAYPFLETHDLAGALYDPDDGDIDPAQLTQALAKGARQMGARIERFCPATGVTQTPDGWIVHTDKGDIACEKVVNAAGYYAQRVGEWFKPYGGRTVPMVTMSHQYFLTDEIPELAAWTAANGRKVPLLRDVDSSYYLRQDKNGLNLGPYERNCRAHWVTPDDPQPDDFSFQLYPDDLDRLEWYIEDAMARVPILGTAGVGRVINGPIPYAPDGLPLLGPMPGVKNAYEACVFTFGITQGGGAGKVAAEWIVDGQPEWDMWSCDPRRYTDYTDQDYCHAKAVETYGHEYAMHFPYHAWPAGRDKRLSPLHAKIKALGGVMGAYNGWERANWFAGPGDDLSEDATQTWGRAGPWQPRIAAECAAVRDHAGVIAISGFTRLAVTGPGARAHVDRLTASTLPKPGRVGLAYFPDDRGRILTEMSVIPQSDDEIWLITASVAQWHDRDVLLRDLPDGVTVHDRSDKYECLLVTGPKARAMLAPLTDADLTLPWLSFQKAQVCGKPCHLLRVSFAGELGWEVHCANEDAAAIYEAILGNGAVPFGMFALNALRIEKGYRAWKGDLSTDYSLLEGGLDRFVNFDKPDFVGKAALLAEKQRGVAKRFVTLVLDDAGAYDAPYMATISHDGAVVGETTSGAFGYRVGKSIALGMLRADLAVAGTKVAIDIYGTQVSATVQADAPLWDPANARIRA, from the coding sequence ATGTCCGATTTTCCCACTTCGGCCCGTGTGGTCATCATCGGCGGCGGGGTCGTGGGGGTGTCCACGCTCTATCATCTGGCCAAGAAGGGCTGGACTGATTGTGTCTTGCTGGAAAAGAACGAATTGACCGCAGGGTCCACCTGGCATGCGGCGGGCAATTGTCCGTCCTTCAGCACGTCCTGGGCGGTGATGAATATGCAGCGCTATTCGCTGTCGCTGTATAAAAATCTGGCGGCAGAGGTCGATTATCCGATGAATTACCATGTCACCGGATCGATCCGGCTGGCGCATTCCAAGCAGCGGATGCAGGAATTCGCCCGCGCCCGCGCGATGGGCAATTACCAGGGGCTGAACCTTGCGCTGATGACACCCGAGGAGGCGCAGGCGGCCTATCCGTTCCTTGAAACCCATGATCTGGCGGGGGCGCTTTATGATCCCGATGATGGCGATATCGATCCCGCGCAGCTGACCCAGGCGCTGGCCAAGGGTGCGCGGCAGATGGGCGCGCGGATCGAACGGTTCTGCCCTGCGACAGGTGTGACGCAGACGCCGGATGGCTGGATCGTCCACACCGACAAGGGCGATATCGCCTGCGAAAAGGTGGTCAATGCCGCGGGGTATTATGCCCAGCGTGTCGGCGAATGGTTCAAGCCATATGGCGGGCGCACCGTGCCGATGGTGACCATGTCGCATCAATATTTCCTGACCGATGAAATCCCTGAACTGGCCGCATGGACCGCTGCCAATGGCCGCAAAGTGCCTTTGCTGCGTGATGTGGACAGCAGCTATTACCTGCGCCAGGACAAGAACGGGCTGAACCTTGGCCCTTACGAGCGGAACTGCCGCGCGCATTGGGTCACGCCTGACGACCCGCAGCCTGATGATTTCAGTTTCCAGCTTTACCCCGACGATCTGGACCGTCTGGAATGGTATATCGAGGATGCGATGGCGCGCGTCCCGATCCTTGGCACCGCTGGCGTGGGCCGCGTGATCAACGGCCCGATCCCCTATGCGCCCGATGGTCTGCCTTTGCTGGGTCCGATGCCCGGCGTCAAGAATGCCTATGAGGCTTGCGTCTTTACCTTTGGCATCACCCAGGGCGGGGGCGCGGGCAAGGTGGCGGCGGAATGGATCGTGGATGGCCAGCCCGAATGGGACATGTGGTCTTGCGATCCGCGCCGCTATACCGATTACACTGATCAGGATTATTGCCATGCCAAGGCCGTTGAAACCTATGGCCATGAATATGCGATGCATTTTCCCTATCATGCCTGGCCTGCGGGGCGCGACAAGCGCCTGTCGCCTTTGCATGCCAAGATCAAGGCTCTTGGCGGTGTGATGGGGGCTTATAACGGCTGGGAACGGGCCAATTGGTTTGCGGGGCCGGGCGATGACCTGTCCGAGGACGCCACCCAGACATGGGGCCGTGCTGGCCCTTGGCAGCCGCGCATCGCCGCCGAATGTGCCGCCGTGCGCGACCATGCCGGTGTGATCGCCATATCCGGTTTCACGCGTCTGGCTGTGACAGGTCCGGGCGCGCGGGCGCATGTGGACCGGCTGACAGCCTCGACCCTGCCCAAACCGGGGCGCGTGGGCCTTGCCTATTTCCCCGATGATCGGGGGCGTATCCTGACGGAAATGTCGGTGATCCCGCAGAGCGATGATGAGATCTGGCTGATCACCGCCTCGGTGGCACAATGGCATGACCGCGATGTCTTGCTGCGCGATCTGCCCGATGGTGTCACTGTCCACGACCGCAGCGACAAATACGAATGCCTGCTGGTGACCGGGCCAAAGGCGCGCGCCATGCTTGCACCGCTGACCGATGCCGACCTGACCCTGCCCTGGCTGTCGTTCCAGAAGGCGCAGGTCTGCGGCAAGCCCTGCCACCTGCTGCGCGTGTCCTTTGCGGGCGAGCTGGGCTGGGAGGTTCATTGCGCCAATGAAGATGCCGCCGCGATCTATGAGGCGATCCTTGGAAATGGCGCTGTCCCCTTTGGCATGTTCGCCTTGAACGCGCTGCGGATCGAAAAAGGCTATCGGGCGTGGAAAGGCGATTTGTCGACCGATTATTCCCTGCTTGAAGGCGGGCTGGACCGCTTTGTCAATTTCGACAAGCCCGATTTCGTGGGCAAAGCCGCCTTGCTGGCGGAAAAACAGCGCGGCGTGGCCAAACGCTTTGTCACGCTGGTGCTGGATGATGCGGGCGCATATGACGCGCCATATATGGCGACGATTTCGCATGATGGTGCCGTCGTGGGTGAAACCACGTCAGGCGCCTTTGGCTACCGCGTGGGCAAATCTATCGCGCTGGGGATGCTGCGCGCCGATCTGGCGGTGGCAGGCACCAAGGTTGCGATTGATATCTACGGCACGCAGGTCAGCGCCACGGTGCAAGCTGATGCGCCGTTGTGGGACCCTGCCAATGCAAGGATCAGGGCGTGA
- a CDS encoding DUF4139 domain-containing protein, translating into MIRLLITTSLIAVTAPAFAETMTGAARVDTVTIYPGLASVTRLVTLDLPAGQHDIIIPGLPQNLSADGLRIAAPGQVRLGAVNLAFDRLPVTPDQSSPAIIAARAEVDRLEEVLRQTDVAIAAIRLRAQAAEDQIAFLQSLGQASAGEALTSIADVQALAQMVGSEALALRMAAFAAEQEAQAAIRARKDDAEALEEARRALAALLAPEDQGSVLTFTLDAAEAGEVTLEIATTEGFANWSPVYDLRLTTGDDPQLDIDRAVVISQATGQDWLDVQLILSTARPGEQIAPGGAWAELRRIISEEALERERAEGMAADAMTLQRNSAMMPAPMMQAEPITAQADFSGAAVTYVYPDRVDIRNGVEDLRLPLDQLRFDADIWAEATPMTDANAYRMAEFTNLTDEMLLPGRVMLHADGTMIGFSQLPLLAAGADLELGFGPLDGLHLTRITPERSQGDRGVFSASNQLVERTILTVENLTGQDWDVLLRDAVPYSEQDDLQVSLTATPAVTRRDPEGQRGIVEWDLRVPAGSEQEVVMETTLRWPGGFVLR; encoded by the coding sequence ATGATCCGCCTTCTTATCACGACCAGCCTGATCGCCGTGACCGCACCCGCCTTTGCCGAAACGATGACCGGCGCTGCCCGTGTCGATACCGTCACGATCTATCCCGGTCTGGCCAGCGTCACGCGGTTGGTGACGCTTGATCTGCCTGCGGGCCAGCATGATATCATCATCCCCGGTCTGCCGCAGAACCTGTCCGCCGATGGTCTGCGCATTGCCGCGCCGGGGCAGGTCAGGCTGGGGGCGGTGAACCTTGCCTTTGACCGTCTGCCGGTGACGCCCGACCAGTCCAGCCCCGCCATCATCGCCGCCCGCGCCGAGGTTGATCGCTTGGAAGAGGTGCTGCGCCAAACCGATGTCGCGATTGCCGCGATCCGGCTGCGCGCGCAGGCCGCCGAGGATCAGATCGCCTTTTTGCAAAGCCTTGGGCAGGCCAGCGCGGGCGAGGCCCTGACCAGCATCGCCGATGTGCAGGCCCTGGCACAGATGGTCGGATCAGAGGCGCTGGCCCTGCGGATGGCCGCTTTTGCCGCCGAACAAGAGGCGCAAGCCGCGATCCGCGCGCGCAAAGATGATGCCGAGGCGTTGGAAGAGGCCCGCCGCGCCTTGGCCGCCTTGCTGGCCCCCGAGGATCAGGGCTCGGTCCTGACCTTCACGCTCGACGCCGCCGAGGCAGGCGAGGTCACGTTGGAAATCGCCACGACCGAAGGTTTCGCCAATTGGTCACCGGTCTATGACCTGCGCCTGACCACGGGCGATGATCCGCAGCTGGACATCGACCGCGCGGTCGTCATCAGTCAGGCGACGGGGCAGGATTGGCTGGATGTGCAGCTGATCCTGTCCACCGCCCGCCCCGGCGAGCAGATCGCCCCCGGCGGGGCTTGGGCCGAACTGCGCCGGATCATTTCCGAAGAGGCGCTGGAACGCGAACGCGCCGAGGGCATGGCCGCCGATGCGATGACCTTGCAGCGTAACAGCGCCATGATGCCCGCCCCGATGATGCAGGCAGAACCCATCACCGCGCAGGCCGATTTCAGCGGCGCGGCGGTGACCTATGTCTATCCAGACCGCGTCGATATCCGCAACGGGGTCGAGGATCTGCGCCTGCCGCTGGATCAGCTGCGTTTTGACGCCGATATCTGGGCCGAGGCGACGCCGATGACCGATGCCAATGCCTACCGTATGGCGGAATTCACCAACTTGACCGACGAAATGCTGCTGCCGGGGCGCGTGATGCTGCATGCCGATGGCACGATGATCGGGTTCAGCCAGTTGCCCCTTCTGGCGGCGGGGGCCGATCTGGAGCTGGGCTTTGGCCCGCTGGATGGCCTGCACCTGACACGGATCACGCCAGAGCGGTCCCAAGGCGACAGGGGCGTCTTTTCCGCGTCCAACCAGCTGGTCGAACGCACGATCCTGACGGTGGAAAACCTGACCGGGCAGGATTGGGACGTGCTGCTGCGCGATGCTGTGCCCTATTCCGAACAAGACGATCTGCAAGTCAGCCTGACCGCCACCCCCGCCGTCACCCGCCGCGACCCCGAAGGGCAGCGCGGCATCGTGGAATGGGACCTGCGCGTGCCTGCGGGCAGCGAACAAGAGGTCGTGATGGAAACCACCCTGCGCTGGCCCGGCGGGTTCGTGCTGCGGTAA
- a CDS encoding homocysteine S-methyltransferase family protein, giving the protein MTKITLLDGGMGQELIRRSGEAPTPLWSTQVMIDHPGLVAQVHEDYRAAGATVHTTNSYAVHRDRLAGTGYEDHFEALIAAALEEAQGSGRIAGSIGPLIASYRPDIHPAHDVAVPLYAEVATLLAPGVQLLLCETVASVAHARAVLAATLPLGKPVWLSVTIDDEDGSRLRSGEPVADVLEAAQGASALLANCSAPEAMAAAMAAFAKGDLPFGAYANGFTQITKDFLKNKPTVDALSARRDLGPEAYAHFALGWIDQGATIVGGCCEVGPAHIARLAQAIVDAGHEVI; this is encoded by the coding sequence ATGACGAAAATCACGCTTCTTGACGGTGGGATGGGGCAGGAACTGATCCGCCGATCAGGCGAAGCGCCAACGCCCCTCTGGTCCACGCAGGTCATGATCGACCATCCGGGGCTGGTGGCGCAGGTGCATGAAGATTACCGCGCAGCGGGGGCAACAGTGCATACCACCAACAGCTATGCCGTGCACCGCGACCGGCTGGCAGGTACCGGATACGAGGATCACTTCGAAGCCCTGATCGCCGCCGCCTTGGAAGAGGCGCAGGGTAGCGGGCGCATCGCAGGATCGATCGGGCCTTTGATCGCAAGCTACCGCCCCGACATTCACCCCGCGCATGATGTCGCTGTACCGCTTTATGCCGAGGTGGCGACCTTGCTTGCGCCCGGTGTCCAACTGCTGCTTTGCGAAACCGTGGCCTCTGTCGCCCATGCCCGTGCGGTGCTGGCCGCAACCCTGCCTTTGGGCAAACCCGTCTGGCTGTCGGTGACCATTGATGACGAGGACGGCAGCCGCCTGCGTTCGGGCGAGCCTGTGGCTGACGTGCTGGAGGCAGCGCAGGGCGCAAGCGCGCTGCTGGCGAATTGTTCCGCGCCAGAGGCGATGGCCGCCGCGATGGCCGCCTTTGCCAAAGGCGATCTGCCCTTCGGGGCCTATGCCAACGGGTTCACCCAGATCACCAAGGATTTCCTGAAAAACAAACCCACCGTGGATGCGCTATCGGCGCGCCGTGATCTGGGGCCAGAGGCCTATGCCCATTTCGCGCTGGGCTGGATCGACCAAGGGGCCACCATCGTCGGCGGCTGCTGCGAGGTCGGCCCTGCCCATATCGCGCGACTGGCGCAGGCGATTGTTGATGCCGGACATGAGGTGATTTGA
- a CDS encoding Lrp/AsnC family transcriptional regulator, which produces MELDSIDRRILEVLQKSGRISNAELSEVANLSPSACHRRVQRLEKDGYIRDYVALLDPRKMGRPTTVFVEITLSGQADELLDAFEKAVAKVPDVLECHLMAGTADYLLKVVAGDTEDFARIHRKHLATLPGVAQMQSSFALRNVRQTTALPV; this is translated from the coding sequence ATGGAGCTTGACAGCATCGACCGCCGAATCCTCGAGGTTCTGCAAAAATCGGGGCGCATTTCCAATGCAGAGCTGTCAGAGGTCGCGAACCTGTCGCCCTCGGCCTGTCACCGGCGGGTGCAGCGACTGGAAAAAGACGGCTATATCCGCGATTATGTCGCGCTTCTGGACCCGCGCAAGATGGGGCGGCCCACGACCGTCTTTGTCGAAATCACGCTCAGCGGTCAGGCCGATGAATTGCTGGATGCTTTTGAAAAGGCCGTCGCCAAAGTGCCCGATGTGCTGGAATGTCACCTGATGGCCGGCACGGCGGATTACCTGCTGAAGGTCGTGGCCGGCGATACCGAAGATTTCGCCCGCATCCACCGCAAACATCTGGCGACCTTGCCGGGTGTGGCGCAGATGCAATCATCCTTTGCGCTGCGCAATGTGCGCCAGACCACGGCGCTGCCGGTCTAG
- a CDS encoding aspartate-semialdehyde dehydrogenase: protein MGYRIAIVGATGNVGREMLNILHERTFPVDEIVALASRRSLGTEVSFGDTTLKTKDLETFDFTGWDMALFAVGSEATKTYAPKAAKAGCVVIDNSSLYRYDADVPLIVPEVNAQAIHGYAKKNIIANPNCSTAQMVVALKPLHDRARIKRVVVSTYQSVSGAGKDGIDELWDQTKSIYNPTDSKPPTKFTKQIAFNVIPHIDVFLDDGSTKEEWKMVAETKKILDPAIKVTATCVRVPVFVGHSESINIEFEDFLDEHEARDILRESPGIMVIDKREDGGYVTPIECVGDYATFISRIRQDSTIDNGLNLWCVSDNLRKGAALNAVQIAEVLGRECLKKG from the coding sequence ATGGGCTATCGAATCGCCATTGTCGGCGCCACGGGCAACGTGGGCCGCGAAATGCTGAACATCCTCCACGAACGGACTTTTCCGGTGGATGAAATCGTCGCACTTGCCAGCCGCCGGTCGCTGGGCACCGAAGTCAGCTTTGGCGATACCACCCTCAAGACCAAGGATCTTGAGACTTTCGATTTCACCGGCTGGGACATGGCGCTGTTTGCCGTGGGATCAGAGGCGACCAAGACCTATGCGCCCAAGGCCGCCAAGGCCGGCTGCGTGGTGATCGATAATTCCTCGCTTTATCGTTATGACGCCGATGTGCCACTGATCGTGCCCGAAGTGAACGCGCAGGCGATTCACGGCTATGCCAAGAAAAACATCATCGCCAACCCCAATTGTTCGACCGCCCAGATGGTTGTGGCATTGAAGCCGCTGCATGACCGCGCGCGGATCAAGCGGGTCGTTGTCAGCACCTATCAATCGGTATCCGGTGCCGGCAAGGACGGCATTGACGAGCTGTGGGACCAGACCAAAAGCATCTACAACCCCACTGACAGCAAGCCGCCCACCAAATTCACCAAGCAGATCGCCTTCAACGTGATCCCGCATATCGACGTGTTCCTTGACGATGGCTCGACCAAGGAAGAATGGAAAATGGTCGCAGAGACCAAGAAGATCCTTGATCCCGCGATCAAGGTCACCGCGACCTGCGTGCGCGTGCCGGTTTTCGTGGGCCATTCGGAATCGATCAATATCGAATTCGAGGATTTCCTTGATGAACACGAGGCCCGCGACATCCTGCGCGAAAGCCCCGGTATCATGGTGATCGACAAGCGCGAAGACGGCGGCTACGTCACGCCGATCGAATGTGTCGGCGATTACGCGACTTTCATCAGCCGCATCCGGCAGGATAGCACGATCGACAACGGGCTGAACCTGTGGTGCGTGTCCGACAACCTGCGCAAGGGGGCTGCGCTGAACGCGGTGCAGATCGCCGAAGTGCTGGGCCGCGAATGTCTGAAAAAAGGCTGA
- a CDS encoding Coenzyme F420 hydrogenase/dehydrogenase, beta subunit C-terminal domain — MTISTPDFALPAPRGLCTDCGVSRMADASACGRACQFIKPDYPALEARVHGRAAGPDGDEPFFGVTGAMYRAALTQPRQGAQWTGLTTRLAERLLETGAVDAVLTMVPDPADRWRPRPAIITEAAEMAEARGMRMGYAPLLALLEPAHAAGHRRMGVIGIPCQIYALRALEAELGFDRIYVIGTPCSDNTTTENFHGFLARLTDAPDTVTYLEFRADYHVELRFTDGSRRLIPFLKLPIADLPRDFFPTTCRTCVDYTNRLADITVGYMAGEGEQWLIVRNARGQEMLDCLGSEVTLTAPGSRGKRAGAVKGFVANTRLAAGGLPLRRMPDFLRGIMGWLMPKIGPRGLEFARARVEMKAAETILHLRREEPAKMKNMVPAHVWNLAAPYGLTPEAGETPSPPANDGDPR, encoded by the coding sequence ATGACGATCAGCACGCCCGATTTTGCCCTTCCGGCCCCGCGTGGGCTTTGCACCGATTGCGGCGTGTCGCGGATGGCGGATGCCAGTGCCTGTGGGCGGGCCTGCCAGTTCATCAAGCCCGATTATCCCGCGCTAGAGGCCCGCGTGCATGGCCGCGCCGCTGGCCCGGATGGGGATGAGCCGTTCTTTGGCGTCACCGGGGCGATGTATCGCGCGGCGCTGACACAGCCCCGCCAAGGCGCGCAATGGACCGGCCTGACCACGCGGCTGGCCGAACGCTTGCTGGAAACCGGCGCTGTCGATGCGGTGCTGACGATGGTGCCCGATCCCGCCGACCGCTGGCGCCCGCGTCCCGCGATCATCACCGAGGCCGCCGAGATGGCCGAAGCGCGGGGCATGCGCATGGGCTATGCGCCTTTGCTGGCCCTGTTGGAACCGGCGCATGCGGCGGGGCATCGCCGGATGGGCGTGATCGGGATACCTTGCCAGATCTACGCGCTCCGCGCGCTAGAGGCGGAATTGGGGTTTGATCGCATCTATGTCATCGGCACGCCCTGTTCGGATAATACCACGACCGAGAATTTCCATGGCTTTCTGGCCCGGCTGACCGATGCGCCCGACACGGTGACCTATCTGGAATTCCGCGCCGATTATCATGTCGAATTGCGCTTTACCGATGGCAGTCGCCGGCTGATCCCGTTCCTGAAACTGCCGATTGCCGATCTGCCGCGCGATTTCTTTCCCACCACCTGCCGGACCTGCGTGGATTACACCAACCGGCTGGCCGATATCACCGTGGGCTATATGGCGGGCGAGGGGGAGCAATGGCTGATCGTTCGTAACGCGCGCGGGCAGGAAATGCTGGATTGCTTGGGGTCCGAGGTTACGCTGACCGCCCCCGGATCGCGCGGCAAGCGGGCGGGGGCGGTCAAAGGCTTTGTCGCAAATACGCGGCTGGCGGCGGGGGGCCTGCCTTTGCGCCGGATGCCGGATTTCCTGCGCGGGATCATGGGTTGGCTGATGCCCAAGATCGGGCCGCGCGGGCTGGAATTCGCCCGTGCGCGGGTCGAGATGAAAGCAGCGGAAACCATTCTGCACCTGCGCCGCGAAGAACCGGCCAAGATGAAGAACATGGTTCCCGCCCATGTCTGGAACCTTGCCGCCCCTTACGGGCTGACGCCAGAGGCGGGCGAGACCCCATCCCCACCCGCGAATGACGGTGATCCGCGCTGA
- a CDS encoding GNAT family N-acetyltransferase, giving the protein MSDRPKPAIRKAVLADVPAIVALLADDDLGQHREMVTDPVDPAYLAAFARISADPNQVLAVMVGADGVILGTLQISFLHYLTHRGATRAQIEGVRIASGARGMGAGEELMRWAIAQARDNGCRVVQLTTDKSRPAAHAFYSKLGFAPSHLGFKLAL; this is encoded by the coding sequence GTGAGCGACAGGCCAAAGCCAGCCATCCGCAAGGCCGTTTTGGCCGATGTCCCCGCAATCGTCGCTTTGCTGGCCGATGACGACCTGGGCCAGCACCGCGAAATGGTGACTGATCCTGTCGATCCTGCCTATCTTGCGGCTTTTGCCCGGATCAGTGCCGATCCCAATCAGGTGTTGGCCGTGATGGTAGGCGCGGACGGAGTGATCCTCGGGACATTGCAGATAAGCTTTCTGCATTATCTGACCCATCGCGGTGCAACCCGTGCTCAGATCGAAGGTGTCCGCATCGCCAGCGGCGCGCGGGGGATGGGCGCGGGCGAGGAGCTGATGCGCTGGGCCATCGCGCAAGCACGCGACAACGGGTGCCGCGTGGTGCAACTGACGACCGACAAAAGCAGGCCTGCAGCGCATGCGTTTTACAGCAAGCTCGGGTTTGCACCGTCGCATCTTGGGTTCAAGTTGGCGTTGTAG
- a CDS encoding GcvT family protein, translating to MLPKHARVVIIGGGVIGCSVAYHLTKLGWQDVVLLERKQLTSGTTWHAAGLIGQLRATANMTRLANYSQELYGGLEAETGIATGFRRVGSITVALTDERREELFRSAGMARAFGVEIEEISPAEVKNRYHHLNIDGVTAGVFLPKDGQGDPANITRALAKGARMRGAVVAEQTKVTAINRSGRRVTSVDWQSGEDKGQISCDMVVNCAGMWGHQVGRMAGVNVPLHACEHFYIVSEPISGLTQMPVLRVPDECAYYKEDAGKIMLGAFEPNAKPWGMAGISEDFEFDQLPEDFDHFEPILEMAVNRMPMLADAGIHTFFNGPESFTPDDAYHLGLAPEMDNVWVAAGFNSIGIQSAGGAGMALSQWMDGGEKPFDLGDVDISRMQPFQGNKTYLFERSKETLGLLYADHFPYRQKATARGIRRTPFHRHLLDQGAVMGELAGWERANWFATPGQAPAYAYSWQRQNFFANVGAELAAVRGNLGMYDMSSFGKIRVEGRDACAFLNHICGAQMDVAVGRIVYTQFLNAKAGIEADVTVTRLSETAYLVVTPAATRQADQIWMQRHLGDFNAVITDVTAGEGVLAVMGPNSRALLQKVSPNDFSNDHNPFGTAQEIEIGMALARVHRVSYVGELGWEIYVSADMCGHVFEVLHAAGQDMGLKLCGMHMMDAARMEKGFRHFGHDITCEDHVLEAGLGFAVKTDKPAFIGRDAVLRKRDAGLARRLVQFKLTDPAPLLYHNEPVLRDGQVVGHLSSGGYGHHLGAAVGMGYLPCAGESVDDLLASRYEIDVMGVKVIAQAQMRPFYDPSGARVRM from the coding sequence ATGCTGCCCAAACATGCGCGCGTGGTGATTATCGGCGGTGGGGTGATCGGTTGTTCGGTCGCCTATCATCTGACCAAACTGGGCTGGCAGGATGTGGTCCTGCTGGAACGCAAACAGCTGACATCGGGCACCACATGGCATGCTGCTGGGCTGATCGGGCAGTTGCGGGCGACCGCCAATATGACGCGTCTGGCGAATTATTCTCAAGAGCTTTATGGCGGGCTAGAGGCGGAAACCGGCATTGCCACGGGGTTCCGGCGCGTCGGCTCGATCACCGTCGCCCTGACCGACGAGCGGCGCGAAGAGCTTTTCCGCTCTGCCGGTATGGCGCGCGCCTTCGGGGTCGAGATCGAGGAGATTTCACCAGCCGAGGTCAAGAACCGCTATCACCATCTGAATATCGACGGGGTGACGGCGGGGGTGTTTCTGCCCAAGGACGGGCAGGGTGATCCGGCCAATATCACGCGGGCCCTGGCCAAGGGCGCACGGATGCGCGGCGCGGTGGTCGCCGAACAGACCAAGGTCACGGCGATCAACCGCAGCGGCCGCCGGGTCACCTCGGTCGATTGGCAATCGGGCGAGGATAAAGGCCAGATCAGCTGTGACATGGTCGTCAATTGCGCGGGTATGTGGGGCCATCAGGTCGGCCGCATGGCGGGCGTCAATGTCCCGCTGCATGCCTGCGAACATTTCTATATCGTCTCTGAACCGATCTCTGGGCTGACCCAGATGCCCGTGCTGCGCGTGCCCGATGAATGCGCCTATTACAAGGAAGACGCGGGCAAGATCATGCTGGGCGCCTTCGAGCCGAACGCCAAACCCTGGGGCATGGCAGGCATTTCCGAGGATTTCGAATTCGACCAGCTGCCCGAGGATTTCGACCATTTCGAGCCGATCCTTGAAATGGCCGTGAACCGGATGCCGATGCTGGCCGATGCGGGGATACATACATTCTTTAACGGGCCGGAAAGTTTCACCCCCGATGACGCCTATCATCTGGGCCTTGCGCCAGAGATGGACAATGTCTGGGTCGCCGCCGGTTTCAATTCCATCGGGATTCAATCGGCCGGTGGCGCGGGCATGGCACTATCGCAATGGATGGACGGGGGCGAAAAACCCTTTGATCTGGGCGATGTCGATATTTCGCGGATGCAGCCGTTTCAGGGCAACAAGACCTATCTGTTTGAACGTTCCAAGGAAACGCTGGGTCTGCTTTACGCGGATCATTTCCCCTACCGCCAGAAAGCCACCGCGCGCGGCATCAGGCGCACGCCGTTCCACCGGCATTTGCTGGATCAGGGCGCGGTCATGGGCGAATTGGCGGGGTGGGAAAGGGCAAATTGGTTCGCCACGCCGGGGCAAGCCCCGGCCTACGCCTATTCCTGGCAGCGGCAGAATTTCTTTGCCAATGTGGGTGCGGAACTGGCCGCTGTGCGCGGCAATCTTGGCATGTATGACATGTCGTCTTTTGGCAAGATCAGGGTCGAAGGGCGGGATGCCTGTGCCTTTCTCAACCATATCTGCGGCGCGCAGATGGATGTGGCTGTGGGCCGGATCGTCTATACCCAGTTTCTGAATGCCAAGGCGGGGATCGAGGCCGATGTCACCGTCACCCGCCTGTCGGAAACCGCCTATCTGGTGGTCACCCCTGCGGCGACGCGGCAGGCCGACCAGATATGGATGCAGCGCCATCTGGGCGATTTTAATGCGGTCATCACCGATGTGACAGCGGGCGAGGGCGTGCTGGCCGTGATGGGCCCCAACAGCCGTGCGCTGCTGCAAAAGGTCTCGCCCAATGATTTTTCCAACGACCACAACCCCTTTGGCACCGCGCAAGAGATCGAGATCGGCATGGCGCTGGCCCGCGTCCACCGCGTGTCCTATGTCGGCGAGCTTGGCTGGGAAATCTATGTCAGCGCCGATATGTGCGGGCATGTCTTCGAGGTGCTGCACGCCGCCGGGCAAGATATGGGGCTAAAGCTGTGCGGGATGCATATGATGGATGCCGCGCGGATGGAAAAAGGTTTTCGCCATTTCGGCCATGACATCACCTGCGAGGATCATGTGCTGGAGGCGGGCCTTGGCTTTGCCGTCAAGACCGACAAGCCCGCCTTTATCGGCCGCGACGCCGTGCTGCGCAAACGCGATGCGGGGCTGGCACGGCGGTTGGTGCAGTTCAAACTGACCGATCCTGCGCCGCTGCTTTATCACAATGAACCTGTGCTGCGCGACGGGCAGGTGGTCGGGCATCTGAGCTCTGGCGGCTATGGCCACCACCTCGGCGCGGCGGTTGGCATGGGCTATCTGCCCTGCGCGGGCGAAAGCGTCGATGACCTGCTGGCCAGCCGCTATGAGATTGACGTGATGGGTGTTAAGGTGATTGCTCAGGCGCAGATGAGACCGTTTTACGATCCATCTGGCGCGCGGGTGAGAATGTGA